The Psychrobacter sp. 28M-43 genome segment CATCAGGATTTAAGATACGAGTTTGTGCGTTATCAATGTTGGCATAACGATTCAAATCATTAATACCCTCACTCTTTGGTGCTGCACTACCGACAGTATCTTCATTGATATTATCGTCAAATGCGGTACTGCCCTCTTGATCACGGCGATCTGGTTGGCGCGCTGGATTGTCATTATCATTTACGTGTTCTGAATCGACTACAGATTCATCAAAAGTATCAGTCCCTTTGTTCTCAGTAGTATTTTTCTCAATTGCACTATGATCGTCAGATCCTAGTACTTTTGTCTTATCTATTGCTGAGTCTTTGGCTTGCATTATCATATCCTCTTTTTATATTTATAATTTTATCGATTTGGTTAGCCCGCTGTTATTTGTAGTCCTTTACTCATTACCTTTTCGGCTCAAGTCATAGGCACTTAGTTCTGCTGCGTTCTTGCCACCTGCTGGAAGATTCTCTTCTTTACGTGGGTCAGCATAAACTTCGTCGGTCTCTTGTGAGTCTTGCTCAGGGCCATCTATTTCAGGCTTGTGCTTGCGCCCTGCATAGCTATCTTTAGGGTTTTCTAATTCATTAGCAGCAGGGTCATCCACGATTACTTTTTCTTCTGTATCTGTTGCTACTGGTTCTTCCATAGTCATGGCGCGTCCCTCGCTTTATTATTGGTTATTATTAATTATTAGGTCGATGTTTGATGTCGTAGATTACTTATCAGTACGTAGATCACTATCGATAAAAGGCGTTTGCTCTTGCTCGCTTAATGATTCAGGAGAGTCGACTTTTTTGTTCTCTGCTAAGTTCTTCTCAACTTCCTGACCATTTACTCGTTCTGCAGCTTGCTTGATATCTGAATTGTCATCGTTAGTAGTACTCATGATTTATTTCCTATTAGTATGATTTGTTTATATGGTTTTGAAACATTAAATAGATATACGTTTCGAGATTGTACCAACGCTCAAATGAGTAACCAATACTTATCAAGTAGCGTCAGAATTGATATTAATTATAGGTATGACCTTGGGTAATGCACCAGTGTACTGCCGTATCAATATGTGAATAATTGTGAGGTTGCAAGTCAGTTTGTAACTTTTGCAATTGGTGAGCACAAAAAAACCAAGAACCAGTATTTACCAGTGCTTGGTCAGATAGATAACTGAACAGCTGATTATTGCCTAAAGGTATTTTACGAATTAGCTAGACTCTTCGACACGATTAATCGTTTTTAATAAATGCTCTTGTGCGACGTGTGGCTCCTCACCTGCTGGCTGTAACTGCTGCCAAACGCCAGTGCCATCAAGTGTCCACGCTTGCGTATTATCTTGTAAGTAATTAATTAAGCCATCCCGATAAATCTGCTTAAACAGTTTCTTGTTCTCAATCGGGAATGCTACTTCTACGCGATGGAACAGGTTACGATCCATCCAGTCTGCACTACCGCAGTATAGACGCTCATCGCCGTCATTATAGAAATAATAAACACGCGTATGCTCCAAAAACCGACCAATAACAGAGCGCACAGTAATGTTTTCGGAGAGTCCTTTTACTTGCGGACGTAAACAACACATAGACCGTAAAATAAGCTCAATCTTAACGCCTGCCTGCGAGGCATCATATAACTTATCAATGAGGCGTCGCTCAGTTAGCGCATTGGCTTTGATAATAATATGAGAACGTTTGCCCGCTTTGGCATGGGCGATTTCATCATCGATAAAGCTCATCAATTTCTCATGCAAAGTAAACGGTGCATGTAGCAGTTTTTTGAGGTTGGCAGGCTTACCCATGCCGGTTAGCTCTTGGAATATTTTATGGACGTCTTCTGAGATATCAGGATCAGCGCTAAACAGACCATAATCTGTGTAGACCTTGGCATTGGCCGCATGGTAGTTACCTGTACCCAGATGCACATAACGGCGGATTCGATCGTCCTCGCGGCGTACGATTAGCATAAGCTTGGCATGGGTCTTGTAACCGACGATACCGTAGACCACGACCGCGCCTGCTTCTTGTAGATAGTTGGCAACTGCGATATTAGACGCTTCATCAAAACGCGCACGCAGCTCGATAACAGCCGTGACTTCTTTGCCATTACGAGCAGCGGCAGCAAGTGCTTTGACAATTTCTGAATTGGTGCCTGAACGATATAGCGTTTGTTTAATTGCCAATACTTTGGGATCGCTGGCTGCTTGCCAAAGTAAATTGATAATCGGTGAGAACGCATGAAAAGGATGATGAACCAGCACATCGCTTTTACGCATGGCAGCAAACATACTTGTCGATTTATCTGACTTATCCATTTCTCGGCGGAATGCCTTTGGCACGACATGAGTAAATGGCTGGTAGCGTAGCGCAGGAATATTAAAGTCAAACAGCAAACGCGTTAGGTTAACTGGGCCATTGACACGATACAGCTGATTGTCATGCAGCTCAAACTCATTGAGCAGATACTCACTGATATGCGTTGGGCAATCGGTCGTGACCTCAAGGCGCACCTTATCACCGAAGCGTCGGTTTTCGAGCTCGCCTTCTAGTGCTTTGGCAATGTCTTCGACATCATCGGCCAAATCTAAATCGGCATTACGTGTCAGCCTAAATTGATGACAACCAGTCACACTCATTCCAGGGAATAGCTCACCGATATGCTCATGAATGATAGCGGATAGCATCACATGATGCTCTTTACCACCAGTCAGTTCATCTGGCAGACGAATCACACGCGGCAGACTGCGCGGCGCAGGTACAATCGCCAAGTTGATATCGCGTCCAAACGCATCTTTGCCTTCCAAGGTAGCGATAAAGTTTAAGCTTTTATTTACCAGACGCGGAAATGGATGCGCCGGATCAATGCTAATCGGCGTCAATACGGGTACGACTTGCTCCGTAAAATAACGCTTCATCCATGCAGACTGCTCAGCGTTTAGCTCATCACGTTTGAGATAGCGAATATCTTCGAGCGCAAGTGCTGGCAAGATATCCTCATTGAGAATACGATACTGCTCACTGATTGCAGCATGAGTGATAATAGATATCTCGTTTAGCACTTCGCTAGGACGCATGCCATGAGCACTGGTAGATACATCACCGATGTTAAGCTTTTGCATGATACCAGCGACACGAATCTCAAAAAACTCATCAAGATTGGATGAAAAAATAATCAAGAAAAATAAGCGCTCAAGCAATGGGTGACGCGAACTAGATGCCTGCGCTAATACCCGCAGATGAAACTGTAATAAAGACAAATCACGATTGATATAACTGCTCGGTGAATAGCTGCCATCTTCTGAGCGTTGCCATTCAATTTCTGCTAAGTTATTTGGGCTATTATCTACACTAACGTCTTTATTAATATTGTCGTTAGCGCCATCTTCAACATTATTAATGTCAATCATATCATTAACATCACCGCTGCCCTGATTACTAGTCATCTCTACCACGTCACTACTCCTTTTGCGTTATCGATACGCCATCATCTTTTATCGTTCTGTCTTTATTAGGGTCTGTCCTAGTTTTATTCGAAATAGCCGAGCCTACAACATTCGATCCTATAATCTAGGGCGTGTCCTCAATTCAAACGAGTGTCCTCTAAATGGGTTAAAAACAGCTAAATTTTGCCAAACATCGTCAAATAGTTGGTCAATATCTCGATATTATCTGCACTATTTTCCTTGTTTGACGGCAATTTATCTCATTTTTATTACCATTTTTAAAATGAGGACACGCCCTAGCCCAACCCTCATGCTTTATATTTACGAAGCTGCTTGCGGTAATACAGCATTTTTCATGCGTTTTTTGATAATACGTTGCTTGTTACGCAAACGCTTATCACCTTGATTGTCTTCGTAGTACTTTGGATTGGTAAGCATCGCAATCAGAAGCGCTGACTCATCTCGGTTTAGATTGGCCGCAGACTTATCGAAATAATGATGCGCGGCTGCATCAATACCATAGATACCATTACCAAACTCCGCTACATTTAGGTAAGCGGTCATAATGCGCTGCTTATCCCATAGCGTTTCAATCATCACAGTGATGACAGCCTCTTCCGCTTTACGCACATAAGAGCGATGCGAGGTGAGGAACAAGTTCTTTGCCAATTGCTGAGTAATCGTTGAACCGCCAGCAGACATTTTGCCTGTCTCTTCGTTTTTCTTTTGCGCGGCTTTGATACCTTTAAAATCAAAACCGCTGTGCTGACTAAACGTCGAGTCTTCACTCACAATCGCCGCTTGCTTGGCAGATTTGGCAATCGCATCATATTCAGCCCATGTCTGAGTGACTGTGCCGCCTGTTAGGCGATGCGTCAACATAAACATGCTGTTGTTAATTGGCTGCGTTTTCCAAATTAATAGTAGCCCAACGACCAATATATGGAATGCGACAACCAATAGCATAATTGCCAATAACAGACGTTTGATAAATGTGCCAAAACTTGCCATGCGCGATATCCGAGTGGTTAAAAAAGTAATAAGATAAGGTTGATACTCTATCAATGACTATGAGACATCAACTAAGAATCAATGATTGTAAACGGGCTATATATAGCCAATCATTAACTGTTGAGCATTAGTCATTAATAACGATCAATAGCAGGTCATCTTACCTAATCTCACAATCGCTGTCATTATTTACCCCACTTCTTTATGATGTAATGACCGTTAAAGTATTTCATGTTTTAGATAAGCGCGTACTGAGCATCAGCGCTTTGCAATCAGTATGAAGATAAGAGACTACCCATGTACGATGATAATATAGAAGTATTACGAGCGCGTGTTATTGCAGCAAACCCAAGCCTCGGCATTGATGAAAATAGCAATCAATGGTGGCTACTAGGCACCTCGGGCTGTCACTTATGTGATATCGCTGAGCAAATACTCACTCAGTTTCAGGCCGTACAACCGATTAGTTACCAAAATGTCGATATTGCAGACTTTGATGAGGCGCTGATGATGGAATTTGCCACAGCTATTCCTGTGATTTTGACACCATCCAAACGATTAAACTATCCGTTTTCGGTGATGGATTTGCAGCAGCTGCTCGCTTAATAGCATTAGACCTATAACAAAGACGCCCTATTACGATGATAAAGTGGTGAGAAATCATGAAAGATTTAAAACCTGTCTTAAAGAAAATAACAGAGATTGAAGACCTGCGCCGTGTCGCCGAGCGCAAAGTGCCGCGCATGTTTTATGACTATGTCGATTCAGGCTCATGGACTGAGACTACGTATCGCAGTAATGAAACGGACTTTGACCGTATTAAGCTACGCCAACGAGTATTGGTCGATATGGACAATCGCAGTCTAGCGACACAAATGATTGGCGAGTCCGTCAATATGCCCGTTGCCATCGCTCCGACTGGGTTCACTGGTATGATGTGGGCAGATGGCGAAATTCATGCCGCGCGTGCCGCTGAAAAATTTGGCGTGCCTTTCTCGCTCTCGACCATGAGCATCTGCTCTATCGAAGATATCGCCACTCATACCAGCAAACCGTTTTGGTTTCAGTTATATGTCATGCGCGATCAAGATTATATGGCCAATCTGATTCAACGGGCCAAAGATGCCAATTGCTCAGCACTGATATTAACTGCCGACTTGCAGGTCATGGGTCAACGCCATAAAGACATCAAAAACGGCTTGTCTGCACCGCCTAAACCGACACTTACCAACATCATCAACCTAATGACTAAGCCTCAGTGGTGTATGAATATGCTAGGCACCAAACGTCATAGCTTTGGCAATATCGTCGGTCATGCCAAAGGCGTTGAAGACTTGTCCTCATTGAGCTCATGGACAGAAGAGCAGTTTGATCCACGTTTGAGCTGGGATGATGTGGCGCGTATCAAAGACATGTGGGGTGGCAAGCTCATCATCAAAGGCATCATGGAACCTGAAGATGCCATCATGGCGGCCCGTAGCGGTGCCGATGCACTGGTCGTCTCAAACCATGGTGGCCGTCAATTAGACGGTGCGCTGTCTTCTATTTCTGCGCTGTCTGACATCGTACAAGCTGTCCATGCTGAAGATAGCGATATCGAAGTGTGGTTAGACAGTGGCATTCGCTCTGGTCAAGATGTGCTAAAAGCGATATCACTGGGTGCGAAAGGCACGATGATTGGTCGCGCTTTTCTCTATGGATTGGGCGCTTATGGTGAAGATGGTGTACGCCGTGCGCTTGAAATCATCTATAAAGAATGTGATATCTCAATGGCCTTCTGCGGTCATACCGATATCAATAAAGTTACGGACGATATCTTGGTAAAAGGTACTTATGAAAATCTTAAAGTTGGTAATTTTTAGAACTATCCATTTCTAAGAACTATCCATTTTAAAAAACTTTCGATTTCTAAGAGCTATATAGTTTTAAAAGCTATCAGCCATCAAGACTATGAAAACTTATACCATGATGACCTGCGGATAAATAACATTATCTGACCATACCCTTTATACTATATATACAACATTTTGATGATATCTCGCTTTTATGACCATTCAACAACTATTAAAAACAGCGCCCGTCACTACCCTGCTACTAGTCAGCTTTATCGGGCTATTTATTATGCAGATACTAACGGGTGTCGATGCCAACAACCCCTCCACTGAGGCACTGCTCAAATGGGGTGCCAATGCATTACCATTTACCATGGGTGATGATCCTTGGCGACTGGTCAGCAGTGCATTTTTGCACATTGGTTTGATGCATTTATTGTTTAATGGGTTTGCCATGTATTTCTTTGGTCAGATTGCCGAGCCGATGTTTGGCTCAGCCAAGTTTTTGGCATTATTTTTACTGGCGGCAATTGGCGGTAACTTACTCAACAGCTATGTGACGTGGCAAAGTATTTTGGATGGTACGGGACAGCCTGGACTATCAGCTGGGGCATCTGGCGGTATCATGGGTATTGGCGCGGCATTATTAATTGCTGCACTGTTTAAAATATCGGTCAATGGCATGGTACTGAATCTTAAGAGCCTGATATTTATTATGGGCATCAACCTCGTCTATGGGTTTGCTGTACCGGGTATTGATAATGCTGGTCATATCGGTGGCGCAATCACAGGACTAGTGATTGCATTGGCTTTTGCGATTGGCTACCGTCAGCGTCTAGCAGCCGCTATACAGAATGCAGCGATTCAGCAGCAGCGCACGTTTAACCCTTATCAAACCAACTACTCATACAGTACTCACGACAACTCATCATATAACAGTCAGTATAGTGGCCAATATCGTGAACAACATGATAATCAAGGCCGCTATGACGCCAACTCTATCGACCAGTCACCTCACCTTGATACCAACTCAACCGAGCAAGATACTGCGTTTGCCAACAATGAAACGAATACAGCAGACATATATGCCGAAAGCGTTACCGCTAACAATTCACCGTTAAGTAATGAAGCTGTTCATAATAGTATTGATCCCAAAGCACTTAAAAAACCTTCTATTATTTGGCAGCTATTACCATGGCTTGCGATGTTACTTATTAGCATTGGCTTCGTCTGGTGGTGGCAAGATATTCATCAGCAATTACTGCAAGTACTAAAAGCCATTGAGTAAATGCTCATACTTATCTATCATTGCTATATAGACTCCAAAAACAGCATACTGACCTATATTACTGATTCATTTTATTACTTACTCTTTTGAACACGTTTTGCTTACTCGCACCACTCAGTTATTTATACTTACTTACGAGATTCAATTATGTTAAAACTTGCAGCGCTACCTAATATCTCTACACGTACTATGTTTAGCGCGTTTACCGCTACTGCACTATTTAGTGTGGCTAGCCTGTCTAACGCCGCACTTTTTAATGATAACCTGCCGACTGACAAAGATGCTGAGCTCAGCGTTGGGGTCAATGTCATGGCGGTCAAATCAGCCTATGATCTCGAAGATAGTACTGAAGTGCGCGTGCTACCAGGTGCATTTTATGACAATAACAAAGTCTATGTACGCGGTGCGCAAGCTGGTGCGTATCTGATCAACGATGGTGTCAATCAGCTGTCTGCCTATGCCAAGCTTGCAGGTTCTGAGTTTGAACCTGATGATGCCAATGGCGCACTGCAAGGCTTGGATGAGCGTAAATCCTCAGCAGAAGCAGGTCTTAGCTATCAGCGTCGTACGGCTATTGGCGGCATCCGCGCGCAGATAGGTGCTGATGTATTAGATCGTAGTGGTGGTAACACAGCTCGCTTGACCTATCTCTCTAGAATCACCAAAGGCAAGCTAACGGTCTATCCAAGTATTGGCTTTGAATATCATGATGCTGACTACAATGAATACTACTATGGTGTCAGTGAAAAAGAGGCTGCTAAAACAGGCGTTGACGCTTATAAATCTAACTCAAGCCTGAATCCGTATATCAACATTAGCGCTAACTACGACTTTAATGAGCGCTGGGCAGGATTTGCCAATCAAAGCGTAAGCTATGTACCAAATGAGCAGTACGATAGCCCAATGGTCGACTCACGTACTGAAGCAGCGACGACACTTGGTTTGCTTTATAAGTTCTAGTTGAGCTTAGAAGTTTGATAACAAAAAGACCTTACCGCGTGATGTGGTAAGGTCTTTTTTTATGGAACATTTGATAAAAACTATACTTTAACCTTTGAGATGTTTTCTCCAATTTCTTGGATAGCTGCCTTCAATACATGTAAACATATTTTGGCGGTATCTTCTCTTGGATTAAATCCAACACTCATTTGCTGATGCGGATGAATATAGTTCCGAAAATCTCGTAGCGTATGGCTAAACCTCTGTATATCATGTTGTACCAAACCTAATTCATAAGCAACATCAATAAAAGCGCTTAACGACCATTTGGAGAGTTCGTAAACTTTACCTGATTTATCCTTAGGAGAGGATTTTGCAGTATTAAAATGTCTAGGATACTGATTCGCTAAACCTAACAAAATTCCTTCGAGAGTACTGCCTGCTATGATAATCACAGACAAATAGGCTTCTGAAGAATAGCACCTTTCTATTTCTTTTATTCTTCCTTCTATTACTTCCGACACCATTCCTTCTAATCCAATTTTCTGTACAGAAACATTTGAAAATTCTCGTCTTAAAAATTGGTTCTCAGTAGTAGTCTGAGTAGGTTTTAAAGGCTCCTGCACCTCAATCTTATCTAGCCGCTTAAAATCAATGTTAGCACCGTTACGAACCACCTTCCATTTATCAAAAGCAATATATTTATTAAATCCCGCGATGTATGTATCTAGGTCCTCTAAACGCTCTATAAAATTCGCAGGATTAAACAACTCTTTGATACAACGACCTAGCTGAGGAGACCCATTAATAGCTTCCAATTTGTCATCAGTATACGCCCAGCGTGAGGGGAAACCCTGGCCGTAAGTATCATTGAATCCAAAACTGTTAAATAGGCGAACCAGCTGAGGACCTGTCCTATACTCAGTATCTTCATTAATCAAAATACGTAATTTCTCAAGCGACTTAGAACTTAAAAACATTCATGAGCTCCAGTTTTATAACATATACGATAGTATATAGCTAAAAATCAGTCATAGCTTTTTTCTCTAGCAGTCAGTATATAATGTTAATCTATTAATTTGATATGCAAATTACAACCAAAAAAAAGACCTTGCCACATTCTCATACAAGAAGTGACAAGGTCTTTTTATTTCTAACTTCTCAGTGGAAAAAATATGATGCTGCTACCAGAAAGACGAATGCAAATTGTACTTATCGTACATTAAGCGAGTCTGACGCCGTAGCAGGTCATTATTTGGTCTACTGCTTACTTAGGATGTACCATATCAGCAGGAATTACCCACTCATCGAACTGAGCTTCAGTTAGTAGCTCTAGCTCAACCGCCACTTGCTTCAAGGTCTTGTTTTCTTTATAAGCCGTCTTAGCGATTTTTGCAGCGTTTTCATAACCAACATGACGGTTCAATGACGTGACTAGCATCAATGAATTGTGCAAGAAGTCATCGATTTTGTCTTTTACTGGCTCGATACCAACGGCACAGTTTTCGTTGAAGCTGTTGCAAGCATCGCCAAGCAGTTTGATAGACTGTAACAAGTTAAAGGCGATAACTGGCTTATAAACGTTTAGCTCAAAGTTACCTGATGCGCCAGCCATGCTGATAGTGGTGTCGTTACCCATGACCTGAGCGACAACCATGGTCATTGCTTCTGACTGAGTTGGGTTTACTTTGCCTGGCATGATAGAAGAGCCTGGCTCATTTTCAGGAATCGTCAACTCGCCCAGACCGCAACGAGGACCTGAAGCCAACCAACGTACGTCGTTAGCGATTTTATTTAAGCTGGCTGCTAGCGTTTTTAATGCGCCTGACGCAAATACTTCTGCATCACGAGCGGCTAGTGCTTCAAATTTGTTCGGTGACGTGACAAATGGTAAGCCAGTCAAAGTCGCTAGTTGCGCAGCTGATTTTACTGCATAGTCAGGATGGGCGTTTAGACCAGTACCAACCGCAGTACCACCTAGTGGCAATTCATATAGGCCTTGTAGCGCGTTGTCGATACGAGTTAACGCGTGGTCAAGTTGGCTTACATAGCCGCTGAACTCTTGGCCTAAAGTCAAAGGCGTCGCGTCTTGTAAATGCGTACGACCGATTTTTACGATGCTATCGAATTCTTTGGCTTTAGCCGCTAGTGTATCGCGTAGTGCTTTTACCGCTGGAATCAACAAGCTGTTAATTTGACGCGCAGCAGCCACACGAATCGCCGTTGGGAAGCTGTCGTTGGTAGACTGTGCATGGTTTACATGGTCATTTGGGTGAATTGGCGTGTAGCTGCCACGCTCAGAACCAGCGATTTCGTTGGCACGGTTGGCCAATACTTCGTTCATGTTCATGTTTGACTGGGTGCCAGAACCTGTCTGCCATACAACCAATGGGAACTGATCGACCAGACCACCATTGATGATTTCGTCAGCGGCTTGTACGATAAGGTCACGCTTGTCGCCTTCGATACGCTCTAGGCTTGCATTGGTAATCGCAGCGGCTTTTTTGACCAGTGCCATCGCTTCAATCATTGGACGCGGCAAAGTCTCGCCACCGATTTTGAAGTTTTCGCGGCTACGCTGAGTTTGCGCACCCCAATAAGCATCAGCTGGGACTTCTACGTTACCCATGGTATCTTTTTCGGTACGAGTTGCCTGATTCTGTGTCGACATAACTACCCTCTTTACTGGTTTGTTGTTAAATAACTGAACGATAAAAAGTGCAACAGCTGCTGCACATAAACGGAAATACGATGTAAAGTGGCGTTATGATAGCATGACTAAGGCGTGTTGAATATTCACAAATAGCCTTGAGCAATGTCTAAAAACGAATGTCTAAAAACGCCTGTCATCACCAATCTGATACTTTATTGGATAAGATACCTATGCACTCTAAAACTATGCCCACTGAGCCAAAAACTTTTAACTCACAAGAACCCACACTAAGTAATCCGCCTAGACGACACTTTACTCGCCAGCGTCGACAGTTGAGTGTTGGCGCGCGCAGACAGTTTGCTCAGTCTGCAAGCTTACATCTATCTAAGCTAAAGCAGCGATTGCCTACACATGCACGCATTGGGCTTTATTATGATGGATTTGGTGAGCTACCTACTCAGCCACTATTGGACTGGTGCCAACGCTTAGGCTATTCTCCTTATTTACCGGTTGTCGGTTCTCTTGGTCGTACTAGCAATGGCAATGATGATAAACGATTGCGTTTTGTGCCTGTCTATCACTCAAAACTGGTGAATGTTCCCACTCGCATTCACCAATTGGGCATGAAGCAAAATCACAGCAGCGCCCTGCTCTGGGCGTCGGAACTAGACGTGATTATTTGTCCACTTGTGGCGGTAGACCTAAACGGTAACCGCATGGGCATGGGTGGCGGGTTCTATGATACGACGCTTGGGAAAAGCTATCGGTCGGGCGCTAAAAAGCCATTAAAGATAGGCTGGTGCTATGATTTTCAAGTGGTTGAACAATTAGCGCGTCAACCGTGGGATGTGCCGTTAGACGGCTTAATTACCCCAAGTGGCATAAGGTGGTTTTAATGAAAGACGATAAACAGTTTGAAAAAGACTCTAGCGCTTCTGATTCCAGTGCAGACAGCGTGGATGAATATTTGCAAGCATTAGGCAATGAGGACGCTAGAGAGATACGTTACTACAGTCAAGAGCAACCGTTTAGCGCTGATGAAATGACACGGCTCGTCAATGAAGAACGCTTAAATGAATTACTAGCGCAAAGCGATGCGTTTTTGAGTAATTTGAGTGGTGAGATAAATGATTTTGATGAAGATTATTGAGTCTCGCATCAATTCAGTAATCGATAAAAACTAAAAAAGGCAAGCATAGCTTACAGCTATACTCGCCCTTTATATCAGACCCAATCATTCAAATAATTTACTACAACACCATCGCTGCAATCCAACCAAATACCAGTAGTGGAATGTTGTAGTGTAAGAAAGTCGGTATCACACTGTCTTTGATATGGTCATGCTGTCCATCGATGTTTAGACCAGACGTTGGCCCCAATGTCGAATCTGACGCAGGCGAACCCGCATCCCCAAGCGCGCCAGCCGTACCGATAATCGCCACAGTAGCCAATGGCGAAAACCCTAAAGAGATACACAGCGGCACATAAATCGCGGCCAAAATAGGAATGGTCGAAAATGACGAGCCGATACCCATAGTCACAATCAAACCAATCAATAGCATGATAAATGCGGCCATCGCTTTGTTACCAGCGAACAGCGATGCTGCCCCATCGACCAATGGCTGAATCTGCTCAGTCGCTTTCATTACTTCAGCAAAGCCTTGCGCGGTAATCATAATAAAGCCAATCATCGCCATCAGCTTGATACCGTCATTAAAGACGCTGTCAGCATCACGCCACTTCACCACGCCAGTCGCCATAAAGACGCCAAAGCCAAACATCGAGCCGAGAAGTAGCGAGTCAGTATATAACTGCACCACAAAAGCCGTAACGATAGCAGCCAGTGCAACCAGTGTCTTTAGCTTGCTTTGCGACTGTGCGCCAGCAGCAGTTTTGCTTAATGCATCACCTTCTACTACGGCATCATGCGCTTGCTGATCTATCGCAATCTGCTGATATGCGCGTGGCTTACGGTAGCTGACAAATACGGCAACCAGCAAACCAATTAGCATGCCCAACGCAGGAATTGCCATGGCTTGCACCACAGAGATATTGGCAACATCAATGCCCGCTTCACCCACGTTTTTTAGCATAATCTGATTGAGATAGATATCACCAAAACCATAAGGAATAAACATATAGGTGGTGACTAGCCCGAAAGTAATCAGACAAGCAATCAGGCGTCTATCAATCTGCATGCGATTAAACGCTAACAGTAGTGGCGGTACCAGTAGCGGAATAAAGGCAATATGAATAGGGATTA includes the following:
- the ppk1 gene encoding polyphosphate kinase 1, with protein sequence MTSNQGSGDVNDMIDINNVEDGANDNINKDVSVDNSPNNLAEIEWQRSEDGSYSPSSYINRDLSLLQFHLRVLAQASSSRHPLLERLFFLIIFSSNLDEFFEIRVAGIMQKLNIGDVSTSAHGMRPSEVLNEISIITHAAISEQYRILNEDILPALALEDIRYLKRDELNAEQSAWMKRYFTEQVVPVLTPISIDPAHPFPRLVNKSLNFIATLEGKDAFGRDINLAIVPAPRSLPRVIRLPDELTGGKEHHVMLSAIIHEHIGELFPGMSVTGCHQFRLTRNADLDLADDVEDIAKALEGELENRRFGDKVRLEVTTDCPTHISEYLLNEFELHDNQLYRVNGPVNLTRLLFDFNIPALRYQPFTHVVPKAFRREMDKSDKSTSMFAAMRKSDVLVHHPFHAFSPIINLLWQAASDPKVLAIKQTLYRSGTNSEIVKALAAAARNGKEVTAVIELRARFDEASNIAVANYLQEAGAVVVYGIVGYKTHAKLMLIVRREDDRIRRYVHLGTGNYHAANAKVYTDYGLFSADPDISEDVHKIFQELTGMGKPANLKKLLHAPFTLHEKLMSFIDDEIAHAKAGKRSHIIIKANALTERRLIDKLYDASQAGVKIELILRSMCCLRPQVKGLSENITVRSVIGRFLEHTRVYYFYNDGDERLYCGSADWMDRNLFHRVEVAFPIENKKLFKQIYRDGLINYLQDNTQAWTLDGTGVWQQLQPAGEEPHVAQEHLLKTINRVEESS
- the mtgA gene encoding monofunctional biosynthetic peptidoglycan transglycosylase, translated to MASFGTFIKRLLLAIMLLVVAFHILVVGLLLIWKTQPINNSMFMLTHRLTGGTVTQTWAEYDAIAKSAKQAAIVSEDSTFSQHSGFDFKGIKAAQKKNEETGKMSAGGSTITQQLAKNLFLTSHRSYVRKAEEAVITVMIETLWDKQRIMTAYLNVAEFGNGIYGIDAAAHHYFDKSAANLNRDESALLIAMLTNPKYYEDNQGDKRLRNKQRIIKKRMKNAVLPQAAS
- a CDS encoding glutaredoxin family protein — protein: MYDDNIEVLRARVIAANPSLGIDENSNQWWLLGTSGCHLCDIAEQILTQFQAVQPISYQNVDIADFDEALMMEFATAIPVILTPSKRLNYPFSVMDLQQLLA
- a CDS encoding alpha-hydroxy acid oxidase, translated to MKDLKPVLKKITEIEDLRRVAERKVPRMFYDYVDSGSWTETTYRSNETDFDRIKLRQRVLVDMDNRSLATQMIGESVNMPVAIAPTGFTGMMWADGEIHAARAAEKFGVPFSLSTMSICSIEDIATHTSKPFWFQLYVMRDQDYMANLIQRAKDANCSALILTADLQVMGQRHKDIKNGLSAPPKPTLTNIINLMTKPQWCMNMLGTKRHSFGNIVGHAKGVEDLSSLSSWTEEQFDPRLSWDDVARIKDMWGGKLIIKGIMEPEDAIMAARSGADALVVSNHGGRQLDGALSSISALSDIVQAVHAEDSDIEVWLDSGIRSGQDVLKAISLGAKGTMIGRAFLYGLGAYGEDGVRRALEIIYKECDISMAFCGHTDINKVTDDILVKGTYENLKVGNF
- a CDS encoding rhomboid family intramembrane serine protease, with product MTIQQLLKTAPVTTLLLVSFIGLFIMQILTGVDANNPSTEALLKWGANALPFTMGDDPWRLVSSAFLHIGLMHLLFNGFAMYFFGQIAEPMFGSAKFLALFLLAAIGGNLLNSYVTWQSILDGTGQPGLSAGASGGIMGIGAALLIAALFKISVNGMVLNLKSLIFIMGINLVYGFAVPGIDNAGHIGGAITGLVIALAFAIGYRQRLAAAIQNAAIQQQRTFNPYQTNYSYSTHDNSSYNSQYSGQYREQHDNQGRYDANSIDQSPHLDTNSTEQDTAFANNETNTADIYAESVTANNSPLSNEAVHNSIDPKALKKPSIIWQLLPWLAMLLISIGFVWWWQDIHQQLLQVLKAIE
- a CDS encoding MipA/OmpV family protein, which produces MLKLAALPNISTRTMFSAFTATALFSVASLSNAALFNDNLPTDKDAELSVGVNVMAVKSAYDLEDSTEVRVLPGAFYDNNKVYVRGAQAGAYLINDGVNQLSAYAKLAGSEFEPDDANGALQGLDERKSSAEAGLSYQRRTAIGGIRAQIGADVLDRSGGNTARLTYLSRITKGKLTVYPSIGFEYHDADYNEYYYGVSEKEAAKTGVDAYKSNSSLNPYINISANYDFNERWAGFANQSVSYVPNEQYDSPMVDSRTEAATTLGLLYKF